A genomic segment from Fibrobacter sp. encodes:
- a CDS encoding DUF1972 domain-containing protein, which produces MMEDVQHIFIVGSKGIPGAYGGYETFVDKLTEYHQNDPRFKYHVACKGDKNGEFEYHNARCFTVKVPNIGPAQAIVYDVEAIKQSIRYIREHNIQHPIVYCLACRIGPFTAKLKKQIQALGGKFYVNPDGHEWLRAKWPLPVRKYWKISECLMVKQADLLVCDSKNIEKYIHKSYGKFNPNTTFIAYGAEIRRSKLADNDPKFTQWLANKNLKAKDYYLVVGRFVPENNYETMIREFMLSKTTKSFALITNVNEAFLTELKKKTGFDKDPRIKFVGTVYDQELLMKIREQAYGYFHGHEVGGTNPSLLEALASSDLNLLLNVGFNKEVGEDTAIYWNKTQGDLANTIEKADAMTETEIKALAEASTKRIADAYSWEFISGEYAKVWVK; this is translated from the coding sequence ATGATGGAAGATGTTCAGCATATTTTCATCGTAGGCAGCAAGGGCATACCCGGCGCATACGGTGGATACGAGACTTTCGTAGACAAACTGACAGAATACCACCAGAACGACCCCAGATTCAAGTACCATGTAGCCTGCAAGGGCGACAAGAACGGTGAGTTCGAATACCACAATGCACGCTGCTTTACAGTGAAGGTGCCAAACATCGGCCCCGCACAGGCTATCGTGTACGATGTGGAGGCCATCAAGCAGAGCATCCGCTATATCAGGGAGCACAACATCCAGCACCCCATCGTGTACTGCCTGGCCTGCAGAATCGGCCCCTTTACGGCAAAGCTCAAGAAACAGATCCAAGCCCTGGGCGGCAAGTTCTATGTGAACCCCGACGGCCATGAATGGCTCCGAGCCAAGTGGCCCCTGCCCGTGCGCAAGTACTGGAAAATCTCCGAGTGCCTCATGGTAAAGCAGGCAGACCTGTTGGTGTGCGACAGCAAGAACATCGAAAAGTACATCCACAAGTCTTACGGCAAGTTCAACCCCAACACCACCTTTATCGCCTACGGTGCAGAAATCCGCAGAAGCAAGCTGGCCGACAACGACCCCAAGTTTACCCAGTGGCTCGCCAACAAGAACCTTAAGGCCAAGGACTACTACCTGGTGGTGGGTCGATTCGTACCCGAGAACAACTACGAGACCATGATCCGCGAGTTCATGCTGAGCAAGACCACCAAGAGCTTTGCCCTGATCACCAACGTAAACGAAGCGTTCTTGACCGAGCTCAAGAAAAAGACCGGCTTTGACAAGGACCCCCGTATCAAGTTCGTGGGCACCGTGTACGACCAGGAACTGTTGATGAAAATCCGCGAACAGGCCTACGGATATTTCCATGGGCACGAAGTGGGCGGTACCAACCCAAGCCTGCTAGAGGCCCTGGCAAGCTCCGACTTGAACCTTTTGCTGAACGTAGGGTTCAACAAGGAAGTGGGCGAAGACACAGCCATCTACTGGAACAAGACCCAAGGCGACCTGGCCAACACCATCGAGAAGGCCGACGCCATGACCGAAACCGAAATCAAGGCACTGGCAGAAGCCAGTACCAAGCGCATCGCAGACGCATACAGCTGGGAATTTATTTCCGGGGAGTATGCTAAGGTGTGGGTTAAGTAA
- a CDS encoding AAA family ATPase gives MQITLKNIGIIENSTIDIEGLTVIVGHNNSGKTTVGKALYSVVESVRNIDERVRYDTAQTATKAMLRALNVFSMTFKAALRMQVSFKNDVLKQFFSLGLDTVVFNQRVDEFFPELINALESFDVQDESLSNMKVFVTENQMLLQYVEKHFSQEKKAACNILKEFWNEIQNFDLRSYVLTAIDAKLAAEFCGQIQPVAYSDVESEIKISAKESLYFDLTILKNRVSRSPKTLFEKGPFDEVWFLDNPFAFDEPPYRRNHKYNANGSLLFNEERVLTHENDLKFCLHSSIKNNLEKTLNESRYKSVKEKINSVVPGTFSIDGEDNLYVDKGVKLQASNLATGSKSFAILKTLLNSGHITEETLLLLDEPEAHLHPEWQNEFAEVVVMLVKNVGCKVVLTTHSSNFMLALDAFSRKYEIKDVCNFYQAKKKENNLVEYEKKNDVLNDVYADFLDAFANAKRLYNEFVNGSV, from the coding sequence ATGCAGATAACTTTGAAGAATATTGGTATTATTGAAAACTCCACAATTGATATTGAGGGCTTAACGGTTATTGTTGGTCACAACAATAGCGGAAAGACCACTGTAGGAAAAGCACTTTACTCGGTGGTTGAGTCCGTAAGAAATATTGATGAACGGGTTAGATATGATACCGCTCAAACCGCTACAAAAGCGATGCTGAGGGCTCTAAATGTATTTTCAATGACATTTAAGGCTGCGCTAAGGATGCAAGTCTCCTTCAAAAATGATGTTTTAAAACAATTTTTCTCGTTAGGTTTGGATACCGTTGTATTCAATCAGCGTGTTGATGAATTTTTTCCGGAATTGATCAACGCTTTGGAAAGTTTTGATGTACAAGATGAGTCTCTGTCAAATATGAAGGTATTCGTAACAGAGAATCAAATGTTGCTTCAATATGTTGAAAAACATTTTAGTCAAGAAAAAAAAGCTGCTTGCAATATTTTAAAAGAATTTTGGAATGAAATTCAAAATTTTGATTTGAGAAGTTATGTCTTGACTGCTATTGATGCAAAACTTGCCGCAGAATTTTGTGGGCAGATACAACCAGTAGCATATTCGGATGTGGAATCAGAAATCAAAATTTCTGCCAAAGAAAGCCTTTACTTTGATTTGACCATTTTAAAAAACCGTGTATCACGAAGCCCTAAAACATTGTTTGAAAAGGGACCTTTTGATGAAGTTTGGTTTCTGGACAATCCGTTCGCTTTTGATGAACCTCCATATCGTAGAAATCATAAGTATAATGCTAACGGTTCGCTGCTGTTCAATGAGGAACGTGTTTTAACACATGAAAATGATTTGAAGTTCTGCTTGCATTCTTCTATAAAAAATAATCTCGAGAAGACCTTAAATGAAAGCCGATATAAATCTGTTAAGGAAAAGATTAATTCAGTAGTCCCGGGAACTTTCAGCATAGACGGCGAGGATAACCTTTATGTTGATAAGGGAGTGAAACTTCAAGCAAGTAATTTGGCTACGGGTTCTAAATCTTTTGCGATTTTAAAGACTTTGCTTAATTCGGGCCATATTACAGAAGAGACTTTACTTCTTTTGGATGAGCCCGAGGCTCATTTACATCCAGAATGGCAAAATGAATTTGCTGAGGTTGTTGTGATGCTTGTAAAGAATGTTGGATGTAAGGTGGTTCTTACAACACATAGTTCCAATTTTATGCTAGCTTTGGACGCCTTTTCTCGTAAGTATGAAATTAAGGATGTTTGCAATTTTTATCAAGCAAAGAAAAAAGAAAACAATCTTGTAGAATACGAAAAGAAGAATGACGTACTCAATGATGTGTATGCAGATTTTTTGGATGCTTTTGCCAATGCAAAGAGATTGTATAATGAATTCGTGAATGGGAGCGTGTAA
- a CDS encoding Rpn family recombination-promoting nuclease/putative transposase translates to MPFAEVGETSIAREPAALPEKELNMNKRKHDGFLKYVYSKPANTKALFEIASRTNRNLADILAEVDLDTLEEIPESFDEVGERGEADLAFKVKALDGSEMRFGLLLEHKSSPSNGIMSQIGKYAINVMVDKSNSEYGWLPTKAVVVYNGIAPWDPLAQYKNIHAMYNGRIPHFEFAFVNLAEIDDDLCLAHSNAEAAIGAITMKYAFDMVKYESLLPEIEKKLRALPSSESACLVSKIELYLREYISPEALEVLKMAFQSIGQRLGFVSAGDAYRALERKVRRMESASKAKDAKLAEKDNALAEQARRIAELEAKLAEMSK, encoded by the coding sequence GTGCCGTTCGCCGAAGTCGGCGAAACGTCCATTGCCCGCGAGCCGGCCGCGTTGCCGGAGAAAGAGCTAAACATGAACAAACGTAAACACGACGGATTCCTGAAATACGTCTACTCGAAGCCCGCGAACACGAAGGCGCTTTTCGAGATTGCGTCAAGGACAAACCGGAACCTGGCCGATATCCTCGCGGAAGTTGACCTGGACACATTGGAGGAAATCCCCGAGTCCTTCGACGAAGTTGGCGAGCGGGGCGAGGCGGATCTCGCCTTCAAGGTGAAGGCTCTTGACGGTAGCGAAATGCGCTTTGGTCTGCTGCTGGAGCACAAGTCGTCGCCCAGCAACGGGATCATGTCGCAAATCGGCAAGTATGCCATCAACGTGATGGTTGACAAGAGCAATTCCGAATACGGCTGGCTGCCAACAAAGGCGGTTGTCGTTTATAACGGAATCGCCCCTTGGGATCCGCTGGCGCAGTACAAGAACATCCATGCCATGTACAACGGACGCATTCCGCATTTCGAGTTCGCCTTCGTGAACCTGGCGGAAATTGACGATGACCTTTGTCTGGCCCACAGCAATGCGGAGGCGGCCATTGGCGCCATCACCATGAAGTACGCCTTCGATATGGTAAAGTACGAGTCGTTGTTGCCGGAAATCGAGAAGAAACTGCGGGCTCTGCCCAGCAGCGAAAGCGCTTGCCTTGTCAGCAAGATTGAGTTATATTTGAGGGAGTACATTAGCCCTGAGGCATTGGAGGTTCTGAAAATGGCATTCCAGAGTATTGGACAAAGGCTTGGCTTTGTGAGCGCCGGAGACGCATACCGCGCCCTTGAACGCAAGGTTCGCAGGATGGAGTCGGCAAGCAAGGCGAAAGATGCCAAACTGGCCGAGAAGGACAATGCCCTCGCCGAACAGGCTCGCAGGATTGCGGAACTTGAAGCAAAGCTGGCAGAAATGAGCAAATAA